The Branchiostoma floridae strain S238N-H82 chromosome 17, Bfl_VNyyK, whole genome shotgun sequence genome has a window encoding:
- the LOC118404074 gene encoding uncharacterized protein LOC118404074 has protein sequence MGCDVRILLILTVSTVLAQACIPGCKVTAVPSCIPGGLWWFGRLSYRNTQLVTAGKDHFEQSSCILCTDRSDSSVGLNENNMAYSRDSTWLAVRGHSFEVLSVQTLGLCNNSGVNYLTVVEGGIVDLTPNSLSVFQYLISLYLDFNSLSHIKNRYFAELESPYALAVLSLSHNKIEDIESESFKGLVGLELLILEHNLLRYVRADWFHGLQNLKEIVLTSNRLETIQKGAFVPLTKLSYVDMSNNHLLRLPTEYRWLPNKSVAYKLGENMLSTMTWQAVLLSDLSFVHLSDLSFVQVRLSGFGICSTRADSSTEYRVWLHHDIPTDDIFPKTNYDYICGKLLYSSRVIIRGQTYRSPFVFMVMTEGTEHGNTVIPWCRRFWLGADTARVNLATSEESAVELATSTMGENSKTVRLVSTVFDSPTKANSTKNVTCVLVRGEKVYRSFLAATNREKPNINVDRGTGENSPRNATSLNKTGDVRKEPLTNNTTVDINDDVSLITNSTASLPTSDAIPMSTMLDNTMTSSTRPEQGQIHILVIVLAVSVAIFLATVAIIYMVLRWFSGRRKDEIAEENSNHENPCETPDGAISPVVSVSGWMTPSGDHGNGAVDVEAEGDVPAYSEIPDEYFDFNNPGYRYRCSSLPTEMNPYWQIPDDYFLFNNPGYRYRRSSLPTDENPYWQIPDEYYNYQNTSRQANWRPSSLPLTLDVRYENCVQEENVERWEWQPSDLDAQDENDDVTTFYAAVAEVALPEVRRMSTTHAHYRVPARLHRYKGYTNRAAELRKKAGGAAYRISAPKKERQLEPLARGTQGARALNVRSIDQRMTGYDARGNRHSHYDNLIRMPRGQIIKPWCIRPQNRHNRAYVPKDQSFRFQRGTSATVSSGCLRTYLQKRDELRHHKSWSQEIPSIAQTVVVSARNATRRRLSL, from the coding sequence ATGGGCTGTGACGTGAGGATACTTCTCATCCTGACGGTTAGTACAGTCCTGGCACAAGCCTGTATTCCCGGCTGTAAAGTAACAGCAGTTCCCAGCTGCATTCCCGGTGGTCTTTGGTGGTTCGGACGTTTGTCCTACCGAAACACTCAGCTGGTAACAGCAGGAAAAGATCACTTCGAGCAGAGTTCCTGTATCCTATGTACGGACAGATCGGACTCTTCAGTTGGTTTGAATGAGAACAATATGGCCTACTCTCGAGACAGCACCTGGCTAGCTGTAAGAGGTCACTCGTTTGAAGTGTTATCAGTGCAGACACTTGGCTTGTGCAACAACTCTGGGGTAAATTACCTTACAGTTGTGGAGGGCGGGATTGTAGATTTGACACCGAATAGCCTCAGTGTGTTTCAgtacttgatatctttgtacCTAGACTTCAACAGCCTAAGTCATATCAAAAATCGGTATTTTGCTGAGTTAGAATCCCCGTACGCACTGGCAGTCCTATCTTTGTCTCACAACAAGATCGAAGATATTGAGTCAGAAAGCTTTAAAGGATTGGTCGGGTTGGAATTACTGATTCTTGAACATAATCTGTTAAGGTATGTTCGTGCCGATTGGTTCCACGGGCTGCAAAACTTAAAAGAAATAGTTTTGACCTCAAATCGACTTGAGACGATCCAAAAGGGTGCATTTGTGCCTTTGACCAAACTCAGCTATGTTGACATGAGCAACAATCATCTACTGCGCCTTCCTACTGAATACCGTTGGCTACCCAACAAATCTGTAGCGTACAAACTTGGCGAGAATATGCTCAGCACCATGACATGGCAAGCCGTGTTGTTGTCGGATTTGTCTTTCGTACACCTGTCGGATTTGTCTTTCGTACAAGTACGACTGAGCGGATTTGGTATATGCTCGACGCGCGCTGATTCGTCAACGGAGTACCGCGTGTGGCTGCATCATGACATACCCACAGACGACATCTTTCCAAAGACGAACTATGACTATATATGTGGAAAGCTTCTCTACAGCAGCCGTGTTATCATAAGAGGCCAGACTTACCGATCTCCGTTTGTCTTCATGGTCATGACGGAAGGTACGGAACACGGGAACACGGTGATCCCATGGTGTAGGCGTTTTTGGTTGGGCGCAGATACGGCACGTGTGAACCTGGCCACAAGTGAGGAATCTGCTGTAGAACTGGCTACAAGTACGATGGGGGAGAACAGCAAAACGGTACGCCTGGTCTCTACTGTGTTTGACTCTCCAACAAAGGCCAACAGCACCAAGAACGTAACATGCGTTCTGGTTCGTGGAGAAAAGGTGTATCGGTCCTTTTTAGCTGCGACAAATCGAGAAAAGCCTAACATCAACGTAGACAGGGGTACAGGAGAGAACAGTCCACGCAACGCCACCTCCCTCAACAAGACTGGTGACGTCAGAAAGGAGCCATTGACGAACAACACAACTGTCGACATAAATGATGACGTCAGTTTAATAACGAACAGCACGGcttccctcccaacatctgaCGCCATCCCGATGTCCACTATGTTGGACaacacaatgacgtcatcaacacgACCAGAACAAGGCCAGATCCACATACTGGTTATAGTACTTGCTGTCTCGGTAGCAATCTTTCTGGCCACAGTGGCCATAATCTACATGGTACTACGGTGGTTCTCAGGTCGTCGTAAAGACGAAATCGCTGAGGAGAATTCAAATCACGAGAACCCCTGTGAGACGCCCGATGGCGCAATCAGTCCTGTCGTGTCCGTCAGCGGTTGGATGACACCATCTGGTGACCATGGCAACGGAGCTGTTGATGTGGAGGCAGAAGGCGACGTCCCAGCCTATTCGGAAATCCCAGACGAGTACTTTGACTTCAACAACCCTGGTTACCGATATCGGTGTTCCTCGCTGCCAACAGAAATGAATCCCTACTGGCAGATTCCAGACGACTACTTCCTCTTCAATAACCCTGGTTACCGATATCGGCGCTCCTCGCTGCCAACAGACGAGAATCCCTACTGGCAGATTCCAGACGAGTACTACAACTACCAGAACACCTCACGGCAAGCGAACTGGCGCCCGTCTTCCCTGCCTCTGACGCTTGACGTCAGGTACGAAAACTGCGTCCAGGAAGAGAACGTTGAACGTTGGGAATGGCAGCCGTCTGATCTTGATGCTCAAGACGAGAACGATGACGTCACTACCTTCTATGCGGCCGTAGCAGAGGTGGCGCTTCCCGAGGTGAGAAGGATGAGTACTACCCATGCGCACTACAGGGTTCCTGCTCGCCTACATAGGTATAAGGGTTACACGAATAGGGCTGCAGAACTACGGAAGAAGGCAGGTGGCGCTGCGTATAGAATATCAGCACCGAAGAAGGAAAGACAACTTGAGCCGCTTGCAAGAGGGACACAGGGGGCAAGAGCTTTAAATGTAAGATCTATAGATCAGAGAATGACTGGATACGATGCCCGTGGCAATCGACATTCTCACTACGACAATCTCATCCGCATGCCCAGGGGTCAAATAATTAAACCCTGGTGCATCAGGCCTCAAAATCGACACAACAGGGCATACGTGCCAAAAGATCAGTCCTTTCGGTTTCAAAGAGGCACGAGTGCGACCGTCTCTTCAGGATGCTTGAGGACATATCTTCAGAAACGCGATGAACTCCGTCATCACAAGTCTTGGAGTCAAGAAATACCGTCGATTGCTCAAACAGTAGTAGTGTCTGCAAGAAATGCCACAAGGCGCCGTCTTAGTCTGTGA